In a single window of the Rattus norvegicus strain BN/NHsdMcwi chromosome 6, GRCr8, whole genome shotgun sequence genome:
- the Fcf1 gene encoding rRNA-processing protein FCF1 homolog, translated as MGKQKKTRKYATMKRMLSLRDERLKEKDRLKPKKKEKKDPSALKEREVPQHPSCLFFQYNTQLGPPYHILVDTNFINFSIKAKLDLVQSMMDCLYAKCIPCITDCVMAEIEKLGQKYRVALRIAKDPRFDRLPCTHKGTYADDCLVQRVTQHKCYIVATVDRDLKRRIRKIPGVPIMYLSNHRYNIERMPDDYGAPRF; from the exons ATG gggaagcaaaagaaaacaaggaaatatgCGACTATGAAGCGAATGCTTAGTCTAAGAGATGAGCGACT taaaGAAAAGGATAGGTTGAagcctaaaaagaaagaaaagaaagatcctAGTGCGctgaaggaaagagaagt cCCCCAGCATCCTTCCTGCTTGTTCTTCCAGTATAATACACAGCTGGGTCCACCTTACCACATCCTGGTGGATACCAACTTCATCAACTTTTCCATTAAAGCCAAACTGGACTTAGTGCAGTCAATGATGGACTGTCTGTACGCCAAGT GTATCCCTTGTATAACCGATTGTGTAATGGCTGAAATTGAGAAATTAGGACAGAAGTATCGTGTGGCACTAAG AATCGCCAAAGATCCCCGATTTGACCGAttgccatgcacacacaaaggAACCTATGCCGATGACTGCCTGGTGCAGAGGGTAACTCAG CACAAGTGTTACATTGTGGCCACAGTTGACCGTGACCTCAAACGAAGAATCCGGAAGATCCCTGGTGTCCCAATCATGTACCTTTCTAACCACAG ATACAACATCGAGCGGATGCCAGATGATTATGGAGCCCCTCGCTTCTAA